One window from the genome of Thermococcus siculi encodes:
- the fba gene encoding class I fructose-bisphosphate aldolase, translated as MDAYQSVGIRRRLRRFFRRDGRALIFAMDHGFEHGPTDFEEHWEHVNPRIITRKVVRAGIDGVMMLPGVARLAVDELKPDTGLMIKLTSKTNLRPKDDQLLQSQLGYVEDAIKLGADAIAATVYWGSPQEDLMMRQFAEIASYAHDLGFPVVQFAYPRGPYINEKYGKKEDYRVVMYGARAAVESGADMIKTYWTGSRETFAKVVDAAAGVPVLLSGGAKTDNPVDFLKLVWEVIEAGGSGAVVGRNIFQRENPEPFIKALLKVVHRNEDPEEAAKAEGLL; from the coding sequence ATGGACGCATATCAGAGCGTTGGCATTAGGAGACGTCTTAGGAGGTTCTTCCGCAGGGACGGGAGGGCTTTGATATTCGCAATGGACCACGGCTTCGAGCACGGGCCGACGGACTTTGAGGAGCACTGGGAGCACGTTAACCCCAGGATAATCACGAGAAAAGTCGTCAGGGCAGGCATAGACGGCGTCATGATGCTTCCGGGGGTCGCGAGGCTGGCTGTCGATGAGCTCAAACCTGACACGGGGCTTATGATAAAGCTCACCAGCAAGACGAACCTCAGGCCGAAGGATGACCAGCTCCTGCAGAGCCAGCTCGGCTATGTAGAGGACGCGATAAAGCTCGGCGCCGATGCAATAGCAGCGACCGTTTACTGGGGCTCACCGCAGGAAGACCTCATGATGCGCCAGTTCGCAGAGATAGCGAGCTACGCCCACGACCTCGGCTTCCCGGTTGTGCAGTTCGCCTATCCGAGGGGACCGTACATAAACGAGAAGTACGGGAAGAAGGAGGACTACCGCGTCGTCATGTACGGTGCTCGCGCTGCAGTCGAGAGCGGTGCCGACATGATAAAGACCTACTGGACGGGTTCAAGGGAGACCTTTGCGAAGGTCGTCGATGCTGCAGCAGGTGTTCCAGTTCTTCTCAGCGGCGGAGCAAAGACAGACAACCCTGTTGACTTCCTCAAGCTCGTCTGGGAGGTCATCGAGGCTGGTGGATCTGGAGCAGTAGTCGGCAGGAACATCTTCCAACGCGAGAACCCCGAGCCCTTCATAAAGGCCCTCCTCAAGGTCGTCCACAGGAACGAGGACCCGGAGGAGGCGGCGAAGGCCGAAGGCCTTCTCTGA
- a CDS encoding biotin--[acetyl-CoA-carboxylase] ligase, which translates to MSGEPRNLAWKIIRLDEVDSTNEYAKRIAPDSPEGTVVVAKHQSAGKGRKGRSWASPEGGLWVSVILKPPRVDPRLVFVGALAVGDTLADFGIDSGIKWPNDVWVNGRKIAGILTEGRGSEYAVLGIGLNVNNPIPEGLGDSAVSMLQLIGRELPLDRVLERLLFHLGGWYRVFLARPDLLMAKVRERTFLIGMTVRVIEDDSVVTGRVIDVLDDGSLLLDVDGQLKRVLYGDVSVRFV; encoded by the coding sequence GTGAGCGGGGAACCAAGAAACTTAGCGTGGAAGATCATTCGTCTTGATGAGGTCGATTCAACCAACGAGTACGCCAAACGGATAGCCCCGGATTCGCCGGAGGGTACGGTTGTGGTTGCGAAGCATCAGAGCGCGGGGAAGGGGAGGAAGGGCCGCTCGTGGGCCTCTCCCGAGGGAGGCCTGTGGGTGAGCGTCATACTGAAGCCTCCTAGGGTTGACCCGAGGCTGGTCTTCGTTGGGGCTCTCGCTGTGGGGGATACACTGGCAGACTTTGGCATAGATTCTGGGATCAAGTGGCCCAACGACGTCTGGGTTAATGGGAGGAAGATAGCTGGGATTCTAACTGAGGGCAGGGGAAGTGAGTACGCGGTTCTCGGGATAGGCCTCAACGTGAACAATCCCATCCCCGAGGGGCTTGGAGACAGTGCGGTTTCGATGCTCCAGCTGATCGGAAGGGAGCTGCCTCTGGATAGGGTCCTTGAAAGGCTGTTGTTCCACCTCGGCGGCTGGTACCGGGTTTTCCTGGCAAGGCCAGACCTTCTGATGGCCAAGGTTCGCGAGAGGACTTTCCTAATAGGTATGACAGTTAGGGTCATTGAGGACGATAGTGTCGTAACCGGACGTGTTATAGACGTTCTTGATGATGGCTCCCTTCTTCTGGACGTTGACGGACAGTTAAAGAGAGTGCTATACGGGGATGTGTCGGTAAGATTTGTGTAG
- a CDS encoding pyruvate/oxaloacetate carboxyltransferase — MTRVEIIDTTFRDAHQSLIATRLQTEDMLAIAEKMDRIGFYSMEVWGGATFDVAIRYLNEDPWERLRLLREHISKTKLQMLLRGQNVVGYRHYPDDVVEKFVELAHKNGIDIFRVFDALNDVRNMEVAIRKAKEVGAEVQGAIAYTTGKVFTLEYYMKKVEELLALDVDVITIKDMAALLTPWKAYELVSEIKETYGVPVNVHTHSTTGMAVATYLKAVEAGADFIDTAISPLAFGTAQPGIQTIWHALPEAVGSHLDRELIHEVSRYLKRLLEEKYAGLLHKEALMVNPYVLKYQVPGGMYSNLISQLREMKALDKLQEVLEEIPRVREDLGWPPLVTPTSQIVGTQAVLNVLFGRYERITEEVKNYIKGLYGRPPAEVDPKLKRKVLGDEEPITARPGELLEPALERCRKELEELGYLEKEEDVLTYCLFPQVAKEFFEARKAGKKGPKMPQNVERFKLYVNGVEFEIGLEGVDLSALKYLPQIASAGTAPSTQKVPAPSAPAPVSAPSVPSAPTSAPAVPATPTPAAAGEGVVTAPMPGKILRILVKEGEQVKTGQGLLILEAMKMENEIPAPKDGVVKKILIKEGDTVDTGQALIELG, encoded by the coding sequence ATGACGAGGGTTGAGATTATAGACACGACCTTCAGGGACGCTCATCAGTCGCTCATAGCAACGCGCCTGCAGACGGAGGACATGCTCGCGATAGCGGAAAAGATGGACAGGATAGGCTTCTACTCCATGGAAGTCTGGGGCGGAGCAACCTTCGACGTGGCTATACGGTACCTCAACGAGGATCCCTGGGAGCGCCTAAGGCTCTTGAGGGAGCACATAAGTAAAACCAAGCTCCAGATGCTGCTGAGGGGCCAAAACGTTGTCGGCTACCGTCACTACCCTGACGACGTCGTCGAGAAGTTCGTCGAGCTCGCCCACAAAAACGGTATTGATATCTTCCGCGTTTTCGATGCCCTCAACGACGTCAGGAACATGGAGGTGGCGATAAGGAAGGCCAAGGAAGTCGGCGCAGAGGTGCAGGGGGCGATAGCCTACACGACGGGGAAGGTGTTCACGCTGGAGTACTACATGAAGAAGGTCGAGGAACTCCTCGCTCTGGACGTCGACGTAATCACAATCAAGGACATGGCGGCCCTGCTGACGCCCTGGAAGGCCTACGAGCTGGTCAGCGAGATAAAGGAAACCTACGGCGTTCCGGTTAACGTGCACACCCACTCCACAACTGGAATGGCGGTAGCGACGTACCTCAAGGCGGTTGAGGCGGGAGCGGACTTCATAGACACAGCCATAAGCCCCCTCGCCTTTGGAACGGCCCAGCCGGGAATACAAACGATATGGCACGCCCTTCCAGAGGCCGTTGGAAGCCACCTCGACCGCGAGCTGATCCACGAGGTCTCGCGCTACCTCAAGCGCCTTCTGGAGGAGAAGTACGCCGGCTTACTGCACAAGGAGGCCCTCATGGTCAACCCCTACGTCCTCAAGTACCAGGTTCCGGGCGGGATGTACTCCAACCTCATAAGCCAGCTCAGGGAGATGAAGGCTTTAGACAAGCTTCAGGAGGTTCTCGAGGAGATACCGCGCGTGAGGGAAGACCTGGGCTGGCCGCCGCTGGTAACTCCGACGAGCCAGATAGTCGGGACGCAGGCGGTTCTCAACGTCCTCTTCGGGAGGTATGAGAGGATAACCGAGGAGGTCAAGAACTACATCAAGGGCCTCTACGGAAGGCCGCCGGCGGAGGTAGACCCAAAACTCAAGAGGAAGGTTCTGGGAGATGAGGAGCCGATAACGGCGAGGCCGGGAGAGCTTCTGGAGCCTGCCCTCGAGAGATGCAGGAAGGAGCTGGAAGAACTCGGCTACCTTGAGAAGGAAGAGGACGTTTTAACTTACTGTCTTTTCCCGCAGGTGGCGAAGGAGTTCTTCGAGGCGAGGAAGGCCGGAAAGAAGGGACCGAAGATGCCGCAAAACGTGGAGAGGTTCAAGCTCTACGTTAACGGCGTCGAGTTTGAGATTGGCCTTGAGGGAGTCGACCTGAGCGCGCTCAAGTACCTGCCCCAGATAGCAAGCGCGGGAACGGCCCCGTCAACACAGAAGGTTCCTGCACCAAGTGCCCCAGCTCCAGTATCTGCTCCAAGTGTTCCCTCGGCTCCAACTTCCGCCCCTGCGGTGCCTGCAACTCCAACACCGGCGGCCGCTGGTGAGGGCGTTGTCACCGCCCCAATGCCGGGCAAGATCCTGAGAATCCTCGTGAAGGAGGGCGAGCAGGTTAAGACCGGTCAGGGCCTCTTAATACTCGAAGCAATGAAAATGGAGAATGAAATCCCAGCACCCAAGGATGGAGTCGTGAAGAAAATCCTCATCAAAGAGGGCGACACCGTCGACACCGGACAAGCACTCATAGAACTCGGGTGA
- a CDS encoding dicarboxylate/amino acid:cation symporter, with protein MGLLRKYLDYPVLWKILWGLILGAAFGLIMGYLGYADFVETYIKPLGDLFVRLLKMLVMPIVLASLVVGAASISPARLGRVGVKIVVYYLLTSAFAVFFGLLMGNLFRVGTGISLGTGEGKAIEAQPPSLVQTLLNIVPTNPFASLAKGEVLPVIFFAIVLGIALTYVINRGDERLKTAGTTLLRAFDGLAEAMYVIVAGVMQYAPIGVFALIAYVMAVQGIRVVGPLAEVVVAVYLGLLAQILLVYFVLLKVFGIDPLKFIKKAKDAMLTAFVTRSSSGTLPVTMSVAEEKMGIDRGIFSFTLPLGATINMDGTALYQGVTVLFVANAIGHPLTPSQQLIVVLTAVLASIGTAGVPGAGAIMLAMVLQSVGLDLTPGSPVALAYAMILGIDAILDMGRTMVNVTGDLAGTTIVAKTEGELDASAWEG; from the coding sequence ATGGGACTCTTGAGGAAGTACCTGGACTACCCTGTTCTGTGGAAGATACTGTGGGGCCTCATCCTCGGTGCGGCCTTCGGTTTAATTATGGGCTATCTGGGCTACGCGGACTTCGTTGAGACGTACATCAAACCACTGGGCGACCTCTTCGTCCGCCTGCTGAAGATGTTAGTGATGCCCATTGTGCTCGCATCGCTCGTCGTTGGGGCCGCCAGCATCAGCCCGGCGAGGCTCGGAAGGGTCGGCGTCAAGATAGTGGTCTACTACCTCCTCACGTCGGCCTTTGCCGTGTTCTTCGGCCTGCTTATGGGCAACCTCTTCCGCGTTGGAACCGGTATAAGCCTCGGAACCGGCGAAGGTAAGGCGATAGAGGCCCAGCCGCCGTCCCTCGTTCAGACCCTGCTCAACATAGTGCCCACCAACCCCTTCGCCTCCCTCGCGAAGGGCGAGGTCCTGCCGGTGATATTCTTCGCTATCGTGCTGGGCATAGCGCTGACCTACGTCATAAACAGAGGCGACGAGAGGCTCAAGACCGCTGGAACGACCCTGCTCCGGGCCTTCGACGGCCTCGCGGAGGCCATGTACGTCATAGTCGCGGGAGTGATGCAGTACGCTCCGATAGGTGTCTTTGCCCTGATAGCCTACGTCATGGCGGTCCAGGGGATTAGGGTCGTTGGCCCGCTCGCGGAGGTCGTGGTGGCGGTTTATCTCGGTCTGCTGGCCCAGATACTCCTGGTGTACTTCGTTCTGCTCAAGGTCTTCGGTATCGATCCCCTCAAGTTTATCAAGAAGGCGAAGGACGCCATGCTGACCGCCTTCGTCACCAGGAGTTCGAGTGGAACCCTTCCGGTAACGATGAGCGTTGCGGAGGAGAAGATGGGCATTGACAGGGGAATATTCTCCTTCACGCTCCCACTCGGTGCGACGATAAACATGGACGGGACGGCCCTCTACCAGGGTGTGACGGTTCTCTTCGTTGCCAACGCCATCGGACACCCGCTCACACCCAGCCAGCAGCTCATTGTCGTTCTCACGGCGGTTCTGGCCTCGATCGGAACGGCCGGAGTCCCGGGGGCCGGAGCCATAATGCTGGCCATGGTTCTCCAGAGCGTCGGCCTCGACCTCACCCCCGGAAGCCCCGTCGCTTTAGCCTACGCCATGATACTCGGAATCGACGCCATCCTCGACATGGGAAGGACGATGGTCAACGTCACCGGCGACCTCGCGGGAACCACGATAGTCGCGAAGACGGAGGGCGAGCTGGACGCCTCCGCGTGGGAGGGGTGA